The sequence TCGACTCGTTCGCAGGCTTCGGGATCTTCCGCCTCGCTCGAGACGCGCGCATCCTCCCGGAGGCGCTCACCGCGCTGTTCGTTCGAGTGCTCGTCGAAGAGGCACGCCACATCGTCTTCTTCGTCAACTGGGTCGCGTGGGATCGTTACCGCCGCGGCCTGCGCGGGCCGGTGATGCAGGCGTTCCCGGCCCTGGCGAGCTACGGCAGCGCGATCGTGCGCCGCATCAAGGGCGGCGCGGAGATGCAAGGCGGCGGCGAGCAGGAGAACACGCTCGATCTGTTTGGCGACGTGCTGAAAAGTCTCACGCCGGCGAGCTTCGTGCGCGCGTGCGTCGAGGAGAACGATCGCTACATGGCGGCGTTCGATCCGCGCCTGCTGCGGCCGCGCGTCATCCCCGCGCTCGGGAAGTTCGCGCTCGCGGTGCTCGAGACGATCGAGCGGATTCGCGCTGCGTTTCGGCGGCCGGAGCGGCGCTCTACGCCGTCGGGGTAGGGAGATGCTCGCGCAAGTACTCGGCTCGCTGCGCTGAAACGCCGAACAGCGCGTCGAGGCTCGTCAGCTCGAGCAGCCGCCGCATGTTGCTATCGCCAACCAGCGCCTCGAGACGGCGGCCGCAGCCGGTGAGCCGTTTGTAAAGCATAATCAACTCGGCCAGGGCCGTCGAATCGAAGAAGCCCGCTCCCCGCAGGTCTACCAAGACGTCCCGGTCCGCCCCGAGCGCGACGAGGGCTTCGTGCAGCCGGTCGCGATTGGAGACGTCCCACTCGCCCAGCAGCGTCACGACGCGCAGGCCTTCGAAGTCAGACAACACGATATCCCGATCCGCATCGCCGTGCATCGTCGTAAATGTACCCGCGCGGAGTCAGGCCTAAAATTTGAAGTAGATAAACGTCGGCGAGATCCCGGGCCACGTAAACAGCATGAGCGCCAGCAGCAGGCCCGCCAGCGAGGCGACCCGCGCGAACGGGCGCAGCTGCGGCCAGGCCGGCTCGAACTTCCAGCGGTCGAGGAGCAGACGCAGCGCGCCGAAGGCGATGATACCCGCCGCCAGAACCGCTTGCCAACCGCTCAACAGCGTCGCGCCGCCTCCGCCCGCGAACAGCTGCCGATACACCGCGAGGGCCGCGTCGAAGCTCTGCGCGCGAAAGAGCACCCACGCGAGCGTGACGAGCGTAAACGTGACCGCGACGCGCACGAGCAACGCGGCCCCCCGCGGCCGCGTGCGCTCGTGGCCGATGCCGACGAGGCGCTCGAAACACAGCATCGCGCCGTGGAAGCCGCCCCACGCAACGAACGTCCATTGCGCGCCGTGCCAGAGGCCGCCGAGGAGCATCGTCAGCATCAGGTTGCGCAGCGTGGCCGGCGTGCCGTAGCGACTGCCTCCCAGCGGAATATAGAGGTAGTCGCGCAGCCACGTCGACAGCGTGATGTGCCAGCGGTGCCAGAAGTCCGTGATGCTGGTTGCCAGATACGGCATGTTGAAGTTCTCCGGGAAGACGAAGCCGAGCAGGCGCGCACAGCCGATCGCGATGTCGCTGTAGCCGGAAAAATCGAAATAGATTTGCATGCCGAACGCGAACATCGCGCTCCACGCGGCCGGCGCTCCCGGGTGAGCGGCGATCGCGTCGAAGTAGCCGTTGGCCACCGACGCGAATTGATCCGCAACGGCCATCTTCTTCACCAAGCCGAAACCCGCGCGCGCCAAACCGTAACTGATGTCGTCCGGCCCCGGCGGACGCCATGCGAAGAACTCGCCGAAGAACAAGCCCGCCCGCACGATCGGCCCCGCCAGCAACTGCGGGAAAAACGCGAGATACAGCGCGTAGTCCAGCGGCTTGCGCACGGCAGCAATCTTCCCGCGGTAGACGTCCACCAGGTACGAGATGCTCTGAAACGTGTGAAAGCTGATGCCGATCGGGACGAACAGGTTGACGAGCCACGGATTCTGGTGCATGCCGATGAGCGTCGCGACCGTGCTGCTCGCGAAGTTCGTGTACTTGAAGCTTCCGAGGAACGCGAGGTTCGCGGCGACGCCGAGCGCGAGCAGCAGGCGCGCGTTGCGCCCCCTGTCGCGCGCGCGCTCGAGCGCGATCCCGATCGCGAAGTCGCTGGCCGTTAGGATCCACAGGAACAGGACGTACCACGCGTTCCAGCGCGCGTAGAAATAGTAGCTCGCGACCAGAATGACGTACCAGCGCGCTCGCCGCGGGACCACGTAGAACAGCGCCGCCACGATCGCGAAGAATAGCCAAAACTCGTAGGACGTAAACGGCAGCGGGATCCCGATGCCGACGGCCGCAGCGAGCCACGACGGTGAGTGATGCGCGTGCGGCGGATCGGGGCTTGGTGCGGCGGGCGCCGTTTCGGCGGATGGCGTTGCTTTCGCGGCCGGTCTAGGTGGATCGGCCACGGAGCGCGCGACGTCGCCGCCGAGCAGTCGGCTGAACCGCAGGCTCCCCGCGGCGTTGAGGTGGTCCTCGTCCGCGAACAGCGCCGGCCGCTCCAGCGCGAGGTATTTGTCCGCGGGAAGCAGACGCGCATCGTATTCGCGCGCGATTTCGGCGAGCGAGCCGCTCGGCCGCTGCGAGCCGGAGCGGTGTACCGGCCGCGTCGGGATCCGCACGAAGATCGTCGGCACGCCCGCCGCCGCGTAGCGCGCAACGATCGGAGCGATCCATCGCTCGCGATAGACCGCGTAGGAGGGACTCGGCTTGGGCGCCTGCAGGACTTGCGTCGCGATCGCGGCGCGCTCGTCGGCCGACGCGTCGGGCGGATAAAGGATGGAGCCCGTCGCGAAGTTGACGGCCAGGCCGTCGAGATTCTCGCGGCGCGGATGCGCGGCGAGCGGGTCGTACGTCGTTTGCCCGCGGGCTTGCTCGATGGCGCGCAGACGCGCGAGCGGATCGGCCGCAAACGCTTGGAAGTCGTCGCGCAGCTCCGGTCCGCGCAAGAAGAGATCGATGCCGTGCTCGACGCGCTCGCGCGGATCCGAGAACGAGCCGGCCAGCTTGGGAAGGTCGCTCAGCCGCGTCTGAAAGACAACGTAGCGCAGGTCCATCGGGCGATCGTCGCCGTCGAGGCTGCCGATCGCGCTATCGTCGTCGGCATACGTATCCACGGCGATGACTATCGCGCGATAGCGGCTCGGGCCCGGATCGACGG is a genomic window of Candidatus Binatia bacterium containing:
- a CDS encoding MBOAT family protein — translated: MRRLLLPAALAIFALIDVLAFRADSYRRLLDPSSSTGAFEAAIAQFQAFRSEPRRDVLVLGDSRVYSGLDPAAATAAGGGLRFLNGGVPGTTPRCWPFFLRAVDPGPSRYRAIVIAVDTYADDDSAIGSLDGDDRPMDLRYVVFQTRLSDLPKLAGSFSDPRERVEHGIDLFLRGPELRDDFQAFAADPLARLRAIEQARGQTTYDPLAAHPRRENLDGLAVNFATGSILYPPDASADERAAIATQVLQAPKPSPSYAVYRERWIAPIVARYAAAGVPTIFVRIPTRPVHRSGSQRPSGSLAEIAREYDARLLPADKYLALERPALFADEDHLNAAGSLRFSRLLGGDVARSVADPPRPAAKATPSAETAPAAPSPDPPHAHHSPSWLAAAVGIGIPLPFTSYEFWLFFAIVAALFYVVPRRARWYVILVASYYFYARWNAWYVLFLWILTASDFAIGIALERARDRGRNARLLLALGVAANLAFLGSFKYTNFASSTVATLIGMHQNPWLVNLFVPIGISFHTFQSISYLVDVYRGKIAAVRKPLDYALYLAFFPQLLAGPIVRAGLFFGEFFAWRPPGPDDISYGLARAGFGLVKKMAVADQFASVANGYFDAIAAHPGAPAAWSAMFAFGMQIYFDFSGYSDIAIGCARLLGFVFPENFNMPYLATSITDFWHRWHITLSTWLRDYLYIPLGGSRYGTPATLRNLMLTMLLGGLWHGAQWTFVAWGGFHGAMLCFERLVGIGHERTRPRGAALLVRVAVTFTLVTLAWVLFRAQSFDAALAVYRQLFAGGGGATLLSGWQAVLAAGIIAFGALRLLLDRWKFEPAWPQLRPFARVASLAGLLLALMLFTWPGISPTFIYFKF
- a CDS encoding ferritin-like domain-containing protein, with protein sequence MQIGSNEHKELFCGSFIESHKAYDPQDWPWPELDGTSLARLRAIPIWTLALEVEIGAGVMLAGFSKTETDPLVRQALELQGYEEDRHGRILQCLIDRYGLKVQPNVPHQDPTRGAFIDFGYNECVDSFAGFGIFRLARDARILPEALTALFVRVLVEEARHIVFFVNWVAWDRYRRGLRGPVMQAFPALASYGSAIVRRIKGGAEMQGGGEQENTLDLFGDVLKSLTPASFVRACVEENDRYMAAFDPRLLRPRVIPALGKFALAVLETIERIRAAFRRPERRSTPSG
- a CDS encoding STAS domain-containing protein, translated to MLSDFEGLRVVTLLGEWDVSNRDRLHEALVALGADRDVLVDLRGAGFFDSTALAELIMLYKRLTGCGRRLEALVGDSNMRRLLELTSLDALFGVSAQRAEYLREHLPTPTA